The genomic window GGCTTTATCATAAATTCTGGTTAAGGTAGGTCGCGATACACCCATTTGCTCGGATGCCTCTAATTGCGAAAGCCCCATATAGTCCTTTAACCTGATGCTTTCGTATTCTTCTACCGACAGGTATATAGTCTCAAGATCTGAAGCATAGAAACCCATTGGTATGAAACCCTTGACTTTTGGTCTTGAGAAAACTTTTCTTGGATTTACCGGACGTGCCATATAATTTTTTTGGCAAATATATTATGAACATATGTTCATAACTATGCTCTCTAAACAGATATTATTATGATTTTTGTCATTAGGAACTGAGGCAAAAAAAAGACCCGCCCAAAGGGCG from Bacteroidota bacterium includes these protein-coding regions:
- a CDS encoding DUF134 domain-containing protein; protein product: MARPVNPRKVFSRPKVKGFIPMGFYASDLETIYLSVEEYESIRLKDYMGLSQLEASEQMGVSRPTLTRIYDKARKKLAEAMCEGKQILIQGGNVIYHETWFICNNCGSKFNKKGKIGNEKCPLCGSESVKLIENDL